The Colias croceus chromosome 3, ilColCroc2.1 genome includes a region encoding these proteins:
- the LOC123706468 gene encoding uncharacterized protein LOC123706468, translating to MSGVEQLLALLEDTALLLQKAQTNLKKCPKQRLTKGYVEARLQSIEEYWNTFKEAHNSLVRTVPKEKKSEISYFVNEDFFVFEDLYLCIKADLKDLLINANKSPAYGTSLEVANNANEQLKLPKILLPTFSGSYEDWPSYRDMFQSLVHNNSALGDVQKLYYLKSSLTGEAENILKHVQITQANYEQSWNLLNKRFGNKKMMVNSILKRLFNQKKMSSQNYKLIKHLLDTTTECLNSLKNINIITDSWDPLIIFLVVQKLDPESHKDWEEYVQNDTDKLPSWEQLQQFLQLKFRTLELLSPSTSKERSFHIATPAVQFKPCPKCQLEHALCHCKEFISLTPQQKNEFVRSNNICFNCLCSGHVVSKCRLRVSCKVCQRRHHSLLHQSMAVVKPSNIESHFNQVEDEIDEEQQEQHLEEQMAPAE from the exons ATGAGTGGTGTCGAGCAGTTACTGGCCTTATTGGAGGATACGGCTTTATTGTTACAAAAGGcgcaaactaatttaaaaaagtgtcCAAAACAACGACTGACGAAGGGGTACGTGGAAGCCCGCTTACAAAGTATTGAGGAGTATTGGAACACTTTTAAAGAGGCTCACAATAGTTTGGTGAGAACAGTGCCTAAAGAAAAGAAATCTGAAATATCGTATTTTGTGAAcgaagatttttttgtatttgaagATCTTTATTTATGCATCAAGGCCGATCTAAAAGATCTTTTAATAAACGCTAATAAGAGTCCTGCCTATGGAACAAGTTTGGAAGTAGCAAATAACGCGAACGAGCAGTTAAAGCTGCCTAAAATCTTGCTACCGACGTTTTCGGGCTCATATGAAGATTGGCCCTCGTATAGAGACATGTTTCAGTCATTGGTGCATAATAACTCCGCGCTTGGGGatgtacaaaaattatattacttaaaGAGTAGCTTAACTGGTGAagctgaaaatatattaaaacatgtTCAGATAACACAGGCGAATTATGAGCAATCctggaatttattaaataaacgatttggaaataaaaaaatgatggttaattcaatattaaaaagattatttaatcaaaagaaaatgagctcacaaaattataaattaataaagcacTTACTGGACACTACCACAGAGTGccttaatagtttaaaaaacataaacataatcACAGACTCTTGGGAtcctttaattatatttctggtTGTACAGAAATTGGACCCAGAGTCACATAAGGATTGGGAAGAGTATGTCCAGAATGATACCGACAAATTACCAAGTTGGGAACAATTACAAcagtttttacaattaaaatttcgtaCTTTGGAGTTATTATCGCCATCGACATCTAAAGAAAGGTCATTCCATATAGCGACGCCCGCAGTGCAATTTAAACCCTGTCCAAAATGTCAACTAGAACATGCTTTATGCCACTGTAAAGAATTTATATCACTTACACCACAACAAAAGAATGAGTTTGTTCGTTCCAATAATATTTGCTTTAATTGTTTATGCAGTGGGCATGTGGTGAGCAAATGTCGTTTGCGGGTTTCTTGTAAGGTATGTCAACGGCGTCATCATTCTTTGTTGCATCAGTCAATGGCCGTGGTCAAACCCAGCAACATAGAATCGCACTTTAATCAGGTGGAGGATGAGATAGACGAAGAACAGCAGGAGCAACACTTGGAGGAACAG ATGGCGCCGGCAGAATAA